One genomic window of Camelina sativa cultivar DH55 chromosome 5, Cs, whole genome shotgun sequence includes the following:
- the LOC104787006 gene encoding GTPase LSG1-1-like — protein sequence MGKNEKTSLGRALVKHHNHMIQETKEKGKSYKDQHKKVLESVTEVSDIDAIIEQAEEAERLFAIHHDSATPVPINMDTGSSSSGITAKEWKEQRMREEALLASSLQVPRRPHCTPKMNVEQLDVNEKQAFLTWRRKLASLEENEKLVLTPFEKNLDIWRQLWRVLERSDLIVMVVDARDPLFYRCPDLEAYAQEIDEHKKTMLLVNKADLLPTYVREKWAEYFSRNNILFVFWSAKAATATLEGKPLKEQWRVPNTSQKIDDPAVKVYGRDELLARLKLEAQEIVKMKKSRGVSETSAESHREQVVVGFVGYPNVGKSSTINALVGQKRTGVTSTPGKTKHFQTLIISEELMLCDCPGLVFPSFSSSRYEMIASGVLPIDRMTEHREAIKVVAERVPRHAIEDVYNISLPKPKTYEPQSRPPLASELLRTYCLSRGYVASSGLPDETKAARQILKDYIEGKLPHFAMPPEMTREDENETGDDDTLGAEIVEGLRSVKEGEEAPGLGLDQVLDDLDLANGIGPSKKKQNKKSHRKN from the exons ATGGGGAAGAACGAGAAGACGTCTCTAGGGAGAGCCCTAGTGAAGCACCATAACCATATGATCcaagaaacaaaggaaaaaggCAAGTCCTACAAGGATCAACACAAGAAGGTTTTGGAATCTGTTACAGAGGTCAGCGACATCGATGCTATCATCGAACAAGCCGAGGAAGCTGAACGCCTCTTCGCGATTCATCACGATTCCGCAACTCCTGTACCTATCAATAT GGACACAGGTTCGAGTTCAAGTGGTATAACAGCTAAAGAATGGAAAGAGCAACGGATGAGAGAAGAGGCTTTACTTGCTAGTAGCCTTCAAGTGCCTCGAAg ACCTCACTGTACACCAAAAATGAATGTGGAACAACTTGATGTTAATGAAAAACAAGCTTTTCTCACATGGCGTCGGAAACTTGCGAG CCTCGAGGAAAATGAAAAGCTTGTATTGACTCCATTCGAGAAGAATCTTGACATCTGGAGACAGCTATGGCGAGTGCTGGAACGAAGTGATTTG ATTGTTATGGTTGTTGATGCTAGAGATCCTCTGTTCTATCGGTGCCCTGATCTTGAG GCATATGCACAAGAAATTGATGAGCATAAGAAAACAATGCTTCTGGTAAACAAGGCGGATCTTTTACCTACTTATGTCAG GGAGAAATGGGCGGAATACTTTTCCCGCAACAATATTCTGTTTGTATTCTGGTCAGCCAAAGCTGCTACGGCTACCCTAGAAGGTAAACCCCTGAAAGAACAGTGGAGAGTACCTAATACCTCTCAGAAGATAGACGACCCAGCTGTTAAGGTATATGGAAGGGACGAGCTTTTGGCCCGATTAAAACTTGAGGCTCAAGAGATagtaaaaatgaagaaatctAGAGGAGTTTCCGAAACATCTGCTGAGTCGCACCGTGAACAAGTTGTGGTTGGTTTTGTTGGGTACCCCAATGTAGGAAAGAGTTCGACAATCAACGCTTTGGTAGGTCAGAAGCGAACAGGTGTCACATCTACCCCGGGGAAAACAAAGCATTTTCAGACATTGATTATCTCCGAGGAGCTAATGCTCTGTGATTGCCCTGGTTTAGTCTTCCCTTCATTCTCAAGCTCAAGATATGAAATGATTGCTTCTGGAGTTCTTCCAATAGACCGGATGACTGAGCACCGTGAAGCTATTAAGGTGGTGGCTGAACGTGTTCCTCGGCATGCCATTGAGGATGTGTACAACATCTCTCTACCTAAACCCAAAACCTATGAGCCTCAGTCCCGCCCACCTCTCGCCTCAGAGCTTCTGAGAACATACTGCCTCTCTCGTGGTTATGTTGCCTCTAGTGGACTACCTGATGAGACCAAAGCAGCTAGGCAGATTCTGAAAGATTACATTGAAGGTAAGCTTCCACATTTTGCAATGCCTCCAGAGATGACCCGAGAAGATGAAAACGAGACAGGGGATGATGATACTTTGGGAGCCGAAATAGTTGAAGGTTTACGATCTGTGAAGGAAGGTGAAGAAGCTCCTGGTCTTGGTCTTGATCAGGTTCTAGATGATCttgatcttgcaaatggaatTGGGCCTtccaagaagaaacagaacaagaagtCACATAGGAAAAACTGA